One window of Luteolibacter sp. Y139 genomic DNA carries:
- a CDS encoding DUF6210 family protein has translation MSDRRIELWDHVGLGLILEWPSGIAITNQTGGTSCLSPEIEGVLIPLRNDVTVPERVLISPENELYDYFTGPKWRGTGATNGIDSNDADFIESVISKARLFPTIRVDRDRLKESHEAWIHVIVSGDEPCDPPLFTGFGPYPRKGVLTWQNSD, from the coding sequence ATGTCAGACCGGCGCATAGAATTGTGGGATCATGTGGGTCTTGGACTGATCCTCGAATGGCCATCCGGGATCGCGATCACCAATCAGACAGGCGGGACATCGTGCCTTTCACCGGAGATTGAAGGAGTTCTCATCCCTCTACGAAACGACGTTACAGTACCCGAGCGCGTCTTGATCTCTCCAGAGAATGAGCTCTACGACTATTTCACCGGGCCAAAGTGGCGTGGCACGGGGGCGACCAACGGAATCGATTCGAACGATGCCGATTTTATTGAGTCCGTGATCAGCAAAGCCAGGCTCTTTCCAACAATCAGGGTGGACCGAGATAGACTCAAGGAGAGCCACGAGGCTTGGATCCATGTCATTGTTTCGGGCGACGAGCCCTGTGATCCTCCGCTTTTTACTGGATTTGGCCCGTATCCAAGAAAAGGAGTCCTGACGTGGCAGAATAGCGACTAA